GCGTCGTTGCAGTGGAACGCCACGCCGGCCATGCCGGCCTCTCCCGGGGATCTTATGAACTGCCGCAGTCATCGCCTTGCCTTGTCGATTTCCCTCTCGCTCGCGCTGGGCGCCGCCGTGCAACCGGCCAGCGCTCAGCAAACCGACGCGGACAGCCCGCGTGCCACCTCCACCCTGGACGCCGTCAGCGTCACCGGTTCGCGCATCAAGCGGGCCCAGGTGGAAGGTGCGCAACCGGTGGTCACCATTTCCGCGCAGCAGATCCAGCAAGAAGGCTTCGCCACCGTCTACGACGTGCTCAACAGCATGAACCAGCAAGGCTCGGTGGAAGCCGACACGCAGTGGGGATCGCATACGCCCAATGCCTCGCCGATCAATCTGCGCGACCTCGGCCCGGGGCGCACGCTGCTGCTGGTCAACGGCCGCCGCGTGGCCGACTACCCACTGCCCTACGGCGGCGAAAGCAACTTCTCCAACTACAGCAATATTCCCTCCGCCGCGGTGGAGCGCATCGAGATCCTCACCGGCGGCGCCTCGGCGATCTATGGCTCCGATGCCGTGGCCGGCGTGGTCAACGTGATCCTCAAGCGCGACTACCAGGGCGACCAGGTGCGCCTGCGCGGCGGCACCGCCACCGAGGGCGGCCGCGACAGTTTCGATGTGTCCTGGGCCGGTGGCCGCACCGGCGAGAACTGGAGCCTGACCTACGCGCTGCAGGCGACCCGGCGCGACCCACTGAGTGGGCGCGACCGCGCACAGATGGACGATTCGGACGACATGTCCTATTCCAACTGGACCGGGCAAAACCGCCTGTACGGGTTCAACCCGTTCACCGGCCTGAGCCTGGTCGATGCCAACACCAACGAACGCCTGGCGCCGCCAGCGGGCACCTGCGCGCGCTTCGGTGGCGAATTCGTCGATGCCTCGCGGCTGAGCTACAACCAGAACAACGGCGCGCTCACCAACGCCGGCGATTATTGCGGCATGGCGCGCGATTACGCGGACTGGGGCCTGGTCACCGGCAGCGAAGATTATTCGGCGTATCTCTACGGCACCTGGCGCTTCGGCGAGCACACCGAAGCCTGGGCCACGTTCTCGGCCAACCGCAGCATCGGCCGCTGGACCTACAACCCGCCGTACGCGTATCTGGGCCCGTTCCAGGATGCCGACACCGGCCGCTCGTTGTATGCGATCCGCCAGATGACGCGCCGCGAGGCCGGTGGCTGGGACCGCCTGGCCAACTACAACAAGGAACAATCCTGGGACCTCAGCGCTGGCCTGCGCGGCGTGTGGGCCGACCGTTTCGATTGGGAACTGAGCGTGGGCCGCTCGCGCTACACCGTGGACGAATACGTGCGCACCGTGGACACCGCGCGCGCCACCGACTATTTCCTCGGCAGCCCGTTGGGCACCGCCGCCGATGGCAGCGCCATCTATGCGGTCAACACCGCGCGCTGGTACGCGCCGCTGTCCTCGGAGCAATACGATTCATTGGTGGTGAAGTCGCACAACTCGGCCTATTCGTGGGTGAATCAGGCCGCTTTCAGTCTCAGTGG
The nucleotide sequence above comes from Xanthomonas campestris pv. campestris str. ATCC 33913. Encoded proteins:
- a CDS encoding TonB-dependent receptor plug domain-containing protein, whose product is MNCRSHRLALSISLSLALGAAVQPASAQQTDADSPRATSTLDAVSVTGSRIKRAQVEGAQPVVTISAQQIQQEGFATVYDVLNSMNQQGSVEADTQWGSHTPNASPINLRDLGPGRTLLLVNGRRVADYPLPYGGESNFSNYSNIPSAAVERIEILTGGASAIYGSDAVAGVVNVILKRDYQGDQVRLRGGTATEGGRDSFDVSWAGGRTGENWSLTYALQATRRDPLSGRDRAQMDDSDDMSYSNWTGQNRLYGFNPFTGLSLVDANTNERLAPPAGTCARFGGEFVDASRLSYNQNNGALTNAGDYCGMARDYADWGLVTGSEDYSAYLYGTWRFGEHTEAWATFSANRSIGRWTYNPPYAYLGPFQDADTGRSLYAIRQMTRREAGGWDRLANYNKEQSWDLSAGLRGVWADRFDWELSVGRSRYTVDEYVRTVDTARATDYFLGSPLGTAADGSAIYAVNTARWYAPLSSEQYDSLVVKSHNSAYSWVNQAAFSLSGDLFQGWAGPIRFATVAEVAKQGYQLSPDPCANACYPVDVVDSGGGERLRSSAGLELQIPLLSTLSANIAGRYDRYGNYRSSAVQTEVGTQSDTTWSAGLEWRPIDSLLFRSTLATSFRAPDMHYVLGEPSSTNQTVIDQYRCISSGAYLTGSCNDENSNIYYTVDVNRRGTPDLRSETGRSFTGGVVWDIAQGLSLSVDYYRIQLEEMIKDLDRDEILSAEAGCRTGTTVSGGAWNNPGGAGYCDTITSRVLRNADGTIASIERGPINLAQMETSGIDASLKYRLSTAGWGNFQLSLDYNTLIAYREQIYRTDSDENRRDERVRSRVRGSVHWDNGGAWDWTVYFRRLGSMRAVNWGTCARFDDGYQPSAADECLVTDTANVHLGETSKRYFGRVGPAIYWNLSTGYKITDHAKVNFYVNNVFNEVGYENKERFYGYGFYNTTLFNPIGREVAAEYVFTF